The Meriones unguiculatus strain TT.TT164.6M chromosome 14, Bangor_MerUng_6.1, whole genome shotgun sequence sequence CCATGCCTCTCCTTGTCGCAGCTCTGATGGGGTCTTCTACACAGGTGAGTATCTCTGCAGCCTTCGGGGGCTAGACCCAGCCAGTAAGAACGGGGACCTAGGTCATGTCAGACCAACCTGGCCAGGAACAAATGGGCACACGCAGCCTCGCCTACGCCGCCTTGAAAGTTGGCCCGCTTTCCTCCTCCACAGGCCGGAAGCAGGATGCCTGGTTTGTAGTGGACCCTGAGTCAGGGGAAACCCAGATGACActgaccacagagggcctttctACTCCTCAACTCTACATTGGCCGAACCCGTAAGTCAGATGTCCCCAGCATTGAACTCAGGCTAGCCGGTCAATCTGACAATCATCAATAAACATTTTGCTGAGCACTGACCAAGGAGCGAGAGGTGTATCGATAGGCTTGGTCATCAGGACTTCGATCCAAATGCTTGGCAGGCCTCCAGTTAGTCCTACAAGAGCGATGGTCTCTGGAGTCGGGTTGGGGAAGCACCGTATGACCATAACCTTGTCAACCTTCCTTGCGGCACACAGAGTACAGCGTCTCCATGCACGACCCACGGACCCCAGCCCTGCGCTGGAACACTACCTACCGCCGCTACTCGGCGCCCCCCATGGACGGCTCGCCTGGGAAATGTGAGTGTCACCTTTCCTCAGCCTTACCTCGGAGCAAAGTCCCCAACCTGGGGAATCCCCGAGTGACATCGGGACCAAGTACCAGCACACAGTGATCCGCCTCTATGCTGCCCCCTCATGTGCTGAATGCTAACAGCCTGACCTGACCTGAGATGGCTCTGATGATCACATGGCCTGAGCAATACATCCGAACTTAGCCATACCCCCAAGTGACCCCAGCCAGGTAACCTGGGGTGACTCCTTGCTTCTTAAGGAACCCCCAAGCAACCTCCCCAAATACCCTGAGCAATCCCGTCAAGTCTAAACTGACCTCAACATGGTGAGTGACTCCTGCATATAACTCTTGCTACACCCTTCATGTGCACCCATCCTACCCAACTTTCTGAGGAGCCTCCCAGGTCCTAACTGACCTCTCAATTCTTGACTTCATCTTTCTTCATGACACACTATGCAGGCAACACATGAGTGACACCACCGAGGCTCCTAAGTGACCCCTTCATATTCCAAGCGCTTCCCAAAGGACCCAACGGCCTCTGGGTCACACTACTTGATCCCCCAGTCTGACCATGTCCATGATTCATGACCTGCATCCTAAAAATCTCTCCCTCAAAGGACCTCTCATCTTAACTCTCTCGGATGACCCAGACTCACAGACACACGAGTCAACTTTGGATGGCCCCAACCTATCCCTTCCTGTTTGGACAAACTTGGGTTGATCTTCCTACGTTGCAGTACTCTCCACGTGGCCTCACATGACCTTTGCACATCTGAGCGTGCCCCACCCCAGCTGCTTTTTGGTGTGTTCCCTGAGACCTCTCTGCCATGCCATCtccccgcctttttttttttttttttttttttggtagacaTGAGCCACCTGACGTCCTGTGGGATGGGCCTGCTGCTCACTGTGGATCCAGGAAGTGGAACTGTGCTATGGACCCAGGACCTGGGAGTGCCTGTGATGGCCATCTACACATGGCATCAGGACGGCCTGCGCCAGCTGCCCCATCTCACGCTGGCTCAGGACACCCTACACTTCCTTGTCCTCCGCTGGGGCCACATCCGACTGCCCGCCTCCAGCTCCCAGGACACAGCAACCCAGTTCTCTTCCTCGGACACCCAGCTTTTGTGAGTGTCCACATAGAGAGCCCAGGGAGGGCATTTCTGAAGGTGTCAACAGCCCCAGCTGAATAGCCAGTCATAATGCTCAGCTGTGACCCACCAATACAGTTACATCGGGTATCAAGATAACATCCCTAGGGCTCCTGGATGTTCAAGACTTAGCAAGTGACTGAGTAGAGTTTGTCCTAGGAGCGTCCTCTGGGTCCCAATCAACGTGACTGTTAAATACTTTAGGTGCTAGCCTTCCTTAAGCTATTCTAAGACACACACTGGAGAAGACAGGGGTTTCTTATTTGTTCCATTTGCTCCACAAAAGCTAACTGAGCACTTACTGAATGCCAAGCATGCGCTAGGCTCTGAGAGTCCAAGAGCAAACAGTAGAGTCAGTTCTCCTGCCTTCAGGAAGCCTGGAGTCTAGTAAGAGGACAGACATATAAAAGGCCGGTATAACACGGTGAGATTTAGAATGAATTCAGAAAAAAGATGACACCGGGGGCCTGGGTATGATGGCgtgtacctttaatcctagcactcaggaggcaggggcagttaGAGCTCTGTAAGCTTGAAGCCAGCTAAAGCTGCCTGagaatcaatctctctctctctctctctctctctttctctctctgccttgccgTTTCCCTcaccccctgccacacacacacacacaagcatgggagagatggcacagaattaagagcattgactgcccttcctgaggatccaggttcaattccttcCCAGCCCTCATGTGGCTCGCAACCATGTGGAACTCCACTTCcgggtgatctgatgccctctttctgacctctgtgagcacaATGCGTGTGTGgagtatacagacatacatgcaggcaaatcacccatacatgtaaaaaataaaatgcattacaTTGGAAAAAGATGATGCCGCAGCAGAAAAGCTCAAGGGACTGAGTAGTAGGTGATAGACAGGAatttggggggcgggggagggatcAGGATGGTTAGAGAGTTCAGCCTGTAAGCAAGGAGGCAAAGGCTGTATAGCAGGCTTCTGGAAGGTCATAGCtgccttcatttttcatttttcaaatactaaaagaggaagagagaaagaagaaaaagatgaaatgGGAGGTGATGAATTCCAATGTAGAAAagtgagtttctttctttctttctttcttcctttccttttgtttgttgtttggttggttggtttttggtgtgtgtgtgtgtgtgtgtgtgtgtgtgtgtgtgtgtgtgtttgagacagggtttctctgggcaacatccctgctgtcctggaactcacgttgtagaccaggctggcctcagactcacagagatccacctgcctctgcctcccaatttctgggattaaaggtgtgtgccaccacaccccgtAAAAACTGAGTTCTTATAAGAGATTGTGGACAGGTGTGGTCATGGATGCCTCTGCTCCCAGTACTTAGGATACTACTGGCAGAGCATCATgaattcgaggctagcctgggctacatagtaagaccccccccatctttaaaaaaaaacaacagtgagATATACATTGAGAAAATGTTGCTATAGATTTTGTACCAGTTCATTTTGCTGCATGACAAACTACTCCTGCGCTTGTAGCTGAAAAACAGCACACACTTGCTATATTCGCGTTTCTTTGGGTCATCCAGGTAGTTTTCTGGTCTCCGAAATCAACCGGTGACTTGGTGGAGGCAATGATCCAGAGTACTGTCACTCACCTGTCTAGTGGTTGGTGGGCCATTTGGCCTGGAAGGTGTCACCTAGAATATTTCATTTATATACCATAAGGGCCTTCATCCCTTGTGGGAGAGAAGGCTTCCTCACGCTGTAGTCTCAGGGCTTCAAGAACAGTCCTGGAGGGCAACTCCCAGCGCCCAAGAATCACTCAGGTTTATGCTTGTGTTGGATTCGTTTCATTGGCTAAAACAAGTCACGTGGTCAATCCCAGTGTCAACACAGAAGGACGTACAGAGGTCACGTGGGTAGAGTAATGCTGAAGCTACCCACCGCTATCACTCATCCTtctctttcccccctcccctttaGGATGACACTGTATGTGGGGAAAGAAGAAGCTGGTTTCTATGTCTCTAAAGCACTGGTCCATACTGGGGTGGCCCTCGTGGTGAGAAGGGGACCTATGAGTGGGCTGCCAAGAGGGATAGAGCAGGATAGGGGTCTCTTTTCACATGTGGCTCTTTTGCCATAGCCCCGTGGACTGACCCTGGCCCCCGTGGATGGGCCCACAACAGAGGAGGTGACGCTTCAAGTCTCAGGAGAACGAGAGGGCTCCCCCAGCACTGCTGTGAGATACCCCTCAGGAAGCGTGGCCCTCCCCAGCCAGTGGCTCCTCATTGGTgagcccccccccgcccccgatTTCAATTTGAAGTGGACGAACAGAAAAGCCTTATTAGCCCGGTTTCAGGTCGGAATACTGACAGTATCCTCAACACTCTGACTCTTACCCCTACCGCTTAGGATACCATGAACCTCCCCCAGTCCTGCACACCACCATGCTGAGGGTTCATCCCGCCCCGGGGAAAGCATCCGCTGAGACAAGAGCCCCAGAGGGCCTCCATGCTCCAGCTCTCTTCTCCGAGGTCAGTGCTGGGGTGGCAGGGGCTATGGCTGGGCCCAGAAGAAGTGCATACAGCCTCTGTGCTTCTTCCCCAGGCAATCGCATAAAAGTTCCCAGAAAACGTTTTGTTGCTGTTACTACCAGGCATGTTTAAAACGTCAAAATGATATTGGCTTCCTAAATCACAAAACGTAGTCCCCAGATTTTTCCCCCTTACTCTTCACTGTAAACATTGTAAAATATTCATCAactgagaaattaaaaacagaaaaactatAAAGGCATGCTCTCCCAGGAGAGACTGGAGAAGCTCTCGTAAGTAGTTCAAGGTTAGAAGGAGCAAAGATTTCCAAATCCCTGAGAGTTTGCTCCAGACCCACCAAATTCTTAATTTCTGGAGATGACCCTCACAGTTTCAACAACACCCCCATGAACACGTGAATTTTTAATATGTTCAAAGAGATGCCGGTCTTCACTTAGGTTTGTCCTCTCCTGAGCGACATTTCAGAACTATAGATAGCACTGTACAGAGAACCCTCCTTCCCTACAATTTCAGCTAAGCCCTGTCTGGAACCCAGGGATGAAGATTTAGGAGTTGCACATAGGAGGGAGTATCAAGAGTGAAAGCCACTTTGTTCTTAGCTCCTAAACCTGAGGAGGGAGGAACCGTGGGATCCAAAACTACATCCTGAAGAGAAAGCTTCAGACTCTTATGCAGGGCTGGGATCCCAAGACCTGTTAGCAGCTAGCTTCACTGCCATCCTTTTAGGAGCCTGGGTTCTCTACCTGATGAGGCAGGTAAGTCCAACATCCTGACCCTGTCTGTCTCAGAATCTTCCTAGACAGAACTCTGCTTTTCCCTTGCCCGACTTCAGCggcctctgccttcctcccagGAGCCCCTGCTCCTGTGCTCTGTAAGTCCAAGCTCTATTGTGAACCCAGCTCTGGCAAGGCTTGAGGCCCATCAGGAAGGCTCGAACCCACTAAAACCCATGTGttacagcaacagcagcagccatgCCCTTCAGCACCTGCAGGCCCTCCTGACCCCTCGCAGGGTTCTCAGACACAGCCCTCAAGCGCCACCCCGCAGGACCAGAAGAGATTGCAAAGCCTCCCAGAGCCATCCCGGACATCCCATGACCCTGAAGGTGAACTTGAATGAACAAAATTTGGGGAGTCAAcggcagagaaaagggaagggtgaATATAGTTTAATTTCAAAGTCAAACTGTCAGAAACTGCAGATGGTGGAATAGATAATGAGAGACAGTCTCTGCGAGTGTCTGCTGTTATAATATTATTACTGTTTTTGGGGTCTCTAGCTGTGGATAGAACTGTGTGCAGATCAAACTGTGGTCAGCTAGCTTTTGAAGAGTTGCCTTTGAGTGTCTGTTTTCTCACTGGTCCAATGGAGATGCAAACACCTCACAGTGTCGCAGAGGTGGTCATCATCATTATTAGCAAGTCAGTGCTGGAGACATACCTCagttgagtgtgtgtgcatagcATGTGTGATGCCCTGGGTTTGAACCCCAGCActcaaaccaggcatggtggtacagtcCTATAATACCAGCCCTCAGGAAATGGAAggaggagaatcagaagttcaaggctggcctgggatatgtgtctaaaaaaaaaatcatatctagGTGTattgataattattttaaaataatgttttttttatataatggTAGCAGTAAGTTACCTAGgtgtggttttgattttgtttcaaCATTCCTTTCAGtgtttcttggtttaatttttagTGTAAGCCCTCAAAGACTCACTTGTGTCTACTGGTGCTAAGGGGGTATGGCTTATGCACCTATTTCTCACCCTAGTCTTCCTCTCTGTGGCCCTGAGCCACACTGGTGCCTTTTGTGTCTTTATGAGCTGGTGCTGGCACCTCCCCAttgctgctcagcctgcttcctcatGCCAAATTCCCACCTGCTATGTGCTTTACTCAAGCTGATGTCTGCCTCGCTCCTGGCTTGAGGCTCCAGTATTCACCCATGTCCTTCTCTTCCTTGGGCCTCCGCCCCTCCTCAGAGTCAGTTCTAGGAAAGCAAGCATGTCCTCTGAGCTTCAGTCCAGGGGCAGATTTCCTAAAGGACTCCACAGCAGGGTAACCCTAGCTCTGAGATGAAGTTCTTGTCATTTATTTACTCCACCTAGTCCCAAGGAAATATACATTCCACTGTACCCCAAAACCCATTTCCTTGGACCTTCTGACTCTGGAGTGGAATCCTCTTGTCTCTCTGCAGTCAAGACTGTTTTTTTCTCAGAGTTGTTCTTGCTAATAGccagtatatttttttaatagagaaatgtgtgtgtgtatgtgtgtgtgtgtgtgtgtttacatgtgcagACAAAAAGACAACCTCAGATGCTGTTTCTCAGAAGCCACAGAccttggttttggggttttgttgttgttagtggtaggtttggtttcttgagataggatctctctgCATCATCCTAGATGTCCTGgaaccatgctggcctcgaagtcacagaggtcctcctgcccctgcctcttgagtgctaagattaaaggcatgtaccactctGCTTGGATAGACCTTGATTTGTTGAGACAGGGATCTGGGGttcactgattcagctaggctggctggccagtgtgcCCCAGGgatcagcctcctcagtgctgggattacaagtatggcTTACTATGCCCAGGTTTCCACATGGGTACTGGGATCAAACTTAAGTTCCCATAGCAAGGCAGGCACTTccttgactgagccatctccccagtcccaacCTCACTCACACACCAAGACTTTTGAAGGCACTGTGCTGTGCTTTAAGCTTGCACTGAAGCATTCAGCATCACACTTATTTGCTACAACTGTGCTCAATCTCATCATGCTCTGCCTACTTGAATTCATCTTTTTATTGAAACATTCTACTTCCATAAAAAGAACTGTTGTGTTAGAGGTAAAAgaatgtggggggggggaagaaacaGGGACAGAAGGTGCTCAAAAGGAAGTCATAGAGCCAATATCACCCACTCCCTCTTCTGTGTATCCACTTGATCCTCACACCGATAAAGGTGATATCGCTATCAGTCCTGAGTCCCCTGCCTAGCCACACCAAATAGCAGCACCAGCCACTGGAGCCATGTGTCTGGCACCTGGGTCCTGGCTCTAGCCACTGCAGCACACTGAGCACAGAAGGGTTGAAGTCTGGAGAAAGGATAAGATGGAGGGTGGGTCTGGCCTATGGCAAAGATGGGTGGGGGAGGATGACTGTGGGCAGTAAGCAGAGGTCACTAAGAGGACACTGATATCTTCATCTTCCTTCTCAGTAGCAGAGCAGCCCACTGTGGTGGGGAAGATTTCCTTCAACCCCAAGGACGTTCTGGGACGTGGGGCAGGCGGGACTTTTGTTTTCCGGTGAGTGGCAGCTGGAGCCCAGGCTGCAGCTGTATCCCTCGCAGCCCTTTTGACAACAACCAAAGGACAGGCATTCTTCCAGACTCCCAGGGGGATAGGTCCCAACCCTTTTCCTTATCGGCTCTCTCTGAGCCCTCCACCACTGGTCCACCGTTCAGAGGGCAGTTTGAGGGACGGGCCGTAGCTGTGAAGAGGCTTCTCCGGGAGTGCTTCAGCTTGGTTCGGCGAGAGGTGCAGCTGCTTCAAGAGTCTGACAGGCACCCCAATGTGCTCCGCTACTTCTGCACTGAGCGTGGTCCCCAGTTCCACTACATCGCCTTGGAGCTCTGCCAGGCCTCCTTGCAAGAGGTGAGATGGGagcccagggagggagggagaaaggcctTGGGCTGAGCAGTGACATTTTTGCCCTTCCCTCATCTTAGTATGTGGAGAACCCAGACCTAGACCGCTGGGGCCTGGAGCCCACCATGGTGCTACAGCAGATGATGTCCGGCCTGGCCCACCTACACTCTTTACACATAGGTACCGTCTTATTCCTAGTCCCCCGACCCCTCCTTTTCCCCATCGGCGATCACTCACTCTCTCCACTCCCTTGTAGTACACCGTGACCTGAAGCCGGGCAACATTCTCATGGCTGGGCCTGACAGCCAAGGCCAAGGCAGAGTGGTCATCTCTGACTTCGGCCTCTGCAAGAAGCTTCCTGCTGGCCGTTGTAGCTTCAGTCTCCGTTCTGGCATTCCCGGCACAGAAGGCTGGATGGCTCCAGAGCTCCTGCAGCTGCCCACAGTCAGCCCCGTGAGTCTGCCTGCCAGCCAGCTCCTCTCTGAAAGAGGCTCCAGGGGAGAATCTATCCCCTCCTTCCCCCAGGGAGTCTCCATCAGGGTCTATTCTGGGAAGAGAGTAGCATCCTGTGAGGCCAGGGATGCTGCTATACGTGCTATAGCATACAGGGCACTATCTGCTCCTGACAGTTAGCTGTCCTAAATCCGTCACCCAAGTTGAGAAACCATGATCAGAAAGTGactttgacacagggtcttactACCTAGCCTAGGCGGGCCCTGAATTTTGAACTTTCTGgcttcagcctcccgagtgccagAGGTTTACAAGCACCATGCCAGGCTTAGAAAATAAGGTTTAACCTTCACTATGCTTCACAATCACTGAGGGTCTCAAATACATAAAAGCTGGGTACGGTGGCCTGCATTGcggcactcaggaagctgaggcaggaggatcctaagTTCAAActacatagaaaaataaataaaagatgctGGCTCTCACCTGTTCTGATCTCCTTAGCTACGTAGGACCCAGTATCAGTGTAGACCTGGGgtgaagaaaaagggaaagtgaACACTAATGTCATGGCAGTACAAAGGGCAAAGCAGCATCAGCCCCGGTTGAGTTTGGGAGCCTAGGACTCTAGGTCTGGATTCATGAGTGGATGGAAGGGGAAGCAATAATGGACCAACACATCATTGGGCAGAGCCATGCCTATTCCTAAAGATAAGAGAAGGTAGTGACCAGGGGGCAAGAGACCGAAGGGTCCAGAAACTTGATGTACTAGTGTTAGGAGCCTGCCTCTACAGTATAGTTTTATATTAGCCGTCAGTATTTTAACATTGGGGAAatcccatacacacatacacgcacgcaTGCGCACACGCCTTAGATTTTCAAATGCACTTGAAAAAACTTCAGCTTTGTCATCCGGGCAGTCTCCTGGTGATGACCAGTTTTCACTCTGACCCAAGTGTGGTCAGCCTTACTCAATTCCACTGTGACTCCCTATAGGAAGGAAAACCAGGAAGCCAGAAAGCTCACAGGGGCAGAGAAAAGTATCTTTGAGTCCTGGTCTCAACAACCCCTGACCCTGGCTCCCTGCTACTCTACAGGTGGAGGGGGATTTTAGCAAGGCCCACTTCCTCTTTCTCATGCCCGTCTCTCTGGCCCCCAGACCAGTGCTGTGGATATCTTCTCTGCAGGCTGCGTGTTTTATTACGTGCTTTCTGGAGGCAGCCACCCCTTTGGAGCAAGTCTCTACCGTCAGGCCAACATCCTCTCAGGGGATCCTTGTCTGGCTCAGCTGGAAGAGGAGACCCATGGTGAGAACCAGGGAGAGCCAGGCAGGACCAGCAAAGATGGGAGGGAGGAGGCATGAGATCGGGCACATTTAATTTAAGCCATTCCTTTTCTCTTGCCCTCCAGAGAATGTTGTGGCATTGGACTTGGTGAAAGCCATGCTGAGCCTGCTGCCCCAGGATCGTCCCTCAGCAGGCTGGGTACTGGCCCACCCCCTCTTTTGGAGCAGAGCCAAGCAGCTCCAGTTCTTCCAGGTTAGATGGAGATCTTGGGAAgggaccccccccccaaagcttCAAGTTTGAATCCTGTCTTAGTTAACTGTTCAGtggctgtgaggagacaccgtgaccaaggcaacttataaaggaaacatttaattgagcacttgcttatggtttcagagggtcagTCCATTAGCATCTTGGTGTTTTGGAGGAAGGCAAACATGGTAGTAGAGTAGTAGCTCAGAGCTCACATCTAATCCACAAGTTGTAGGCCAAGAAAGGAACatggcctggtgtgggcttttgaaacctcaaagcccacccctagagACACACAtcttccaataaggccacacctcctaattcttcccaaacagttctactaactggggaccaaacattcaaatgtacaagcctatggaggccattttcattcgGACCACTTCAGGTCCTGAGGAAACGGAAAGCAGAGTGGCTAAGGGAAAAGAACCTTGTACCCTGGGATCTGTGCATttgctctagctgcccctgtaTGGAAATGCAGTCCATTCTCATCTGCTGTCATTCATGCTGTGACACCAATGTAGATACTCCTTCcatgtgtgaccttgggcaaaggACCACATCTGAGCTACAGGCTGCCTACCCATAGAACAGAGGCAACAAAGCTTCCTTCAAGGTGGGTGGTGGCACGGAGGTAGGGCATAGGGAAGTCAAGAGGCTTTTGCTCCTCCACCATCAGCCACACAACACAGTCCTGGCCCTTGGGCCTCTGACACTGGCCACAAGGCTCAGGAGCTCTGTGGGGTCCTAGGATGTCAGCGACTGGTtggagaaggagccagaggaggGGGCCCTCGTGATGGCACTGGAGGCGGGAAGCCACAAGGTGGTCCGGGAAAACTGGCACAAGCACATCTCGGCACCATTGCAGGCAGGTAGAGGCTGCACTTGGGTGGGCCTGAGGGGCAGAGACCCAGTGGGGACTCCTCTGCAGCCCGTCTCTCTGCCCACAGATCTGAAACGGTTCCGGTCATATAAGGGGACGTCCGTGCGAGACCTGCTGCGTGCCATGAGGAACAAGGTATGTTCTGGAGCCTGGGTGGGGCACGATCAGAGATGGTCTGCCATAGCTGAACCAGGGTCCTTGTCCTGTTCATCCCCAGAAGCACCACTATAGGGAGCTCCCAACTGAGGTGCGCCAGGCACTAGGCCAACTCCCTGCTGGCTTCATCCAATACTTCACACACCGCTTCCCGAGGCTGTTGCTCCACACTCACCATGCCATGAGGACCTGCGCTTCTGAGAGTATCTTCCTGCCCTACTATCCACCAGCCTTGGATGCCAGGAGGTCCTGCCAGATGCCACAAAGGGCTGAGATCACCACAGGCCCCAAAGGCAGACCAAGAAGTTGAGCCTGTGGCTGAATCTGGCCTCAAGAGTGTCAGAAAAGGTGGGCAGCAGTTTAGCAGCCTGAGACTATTGGAGCAGAGAAATACTCTGGGGTCAGGGAACCCTTAAGAAATATAGGACCAAAGAAAAAGAGatgtacatatatttaatgtatataaaGGCAAGGAAAGGGCAGTCTCAGATTCAATAGAAATATCTATACAGTTCATACAGTGGGCCGAGGGCAGGAGAAGAGGTTGTAAACCCACATCcaaacatgtacaaaaataacTTACACAGCAACCCCTTCAAGCCAGGCACTGCTCCCTGCCCAGCCCCCAGGGCCAGGGGCACTGAACAGCAGCCCCAGG is a genomic window containing:
- the Ern2 gene encoding serine/threonine-protein kinase/endoribonuclease IRE2, with protein sequence MAGSVSGSSLWSPLWFLLQLATLLGTLGPQVQTLRPENLLFVSTLDGSLHALNKQTGDLEWTVKDDPIIQGPMYVTETAFLSDPADGSLYILETQKQQGLMKLPFTIPELVHASPCRSSDGVFYTGRKQDAWFVVDPESGETQMTLTTEGLSTPQLYIGRTQYSVSMHDPRTPALRWNTTYRRYSAPPMDGSPGKYMSHLTSCGMGLLLTVDPGSGTVLWTQDLGVPVMAIYTWHQDGLRQLPHLTLAQDTLHFLVLRWGHIRLPASSSQDTATQFSSSDTQLLMTLYVGKEEAGFYVSKALVHTGVALVPRGLTLAPVDGPTTEEVTLQVSGEREGSPSTAVRYPSGSVALPSQWLLIGYHEPPPVLHTTMLRVHPAPGKASAETRAPEGLHAPALFSELLNLRREEPWDPKLHPEEKASDSYAGLGSQDLLAASFTAILLGAWVLYLMRQQQQQPCPSAPAGPPDPSQGSQTQPSSATPQDQKRLQSLPEPSRTSHDPEAEQPTVVGKISFNPKDVLGRGAGGTFVFRGQFEGRAVAVKRLLRECFSLVRREVQLLQESDRHPNVLRYFCTERGPQFHYIALELCQASLQEYVENPDLDRWGLEPTMVLQQMMSGLAHLHSLHIVHRDLKPGNILMAGPDSQGQGRVVISDFGLCKKLPAGRCSFSLRSGIPGTEGWMAPELLQLPTVSPTSAVDIFSAGCVFYYVLSGGSHPFGASLYRQANILSGDPCLAQLEEETHENVVALDLVKAMLSLLPQDRPSAGWVLAHPLFWSRAKQLQFFQDVSDWLEKEPEEGALVMALEAGSHKVVRENWHKHISAPLQADLKRFRSYKGTSVRDLLRAMRNKKHHYRELPTEVRQALGQLPAGFIQYFTHRFPRLLLHTHHAMRTCASESIFLPYYPPALDARRSCQMPQRAEITTGPKGRPRS